In the Streptomyces coeruleoprunus genome, GGACGAGGTCGGCGAAGGACAGGTCGGAGAGCAGCTGCCACTCCGAGACCAGCAGGTGGAGCCATTCGAGGTCGGACTCGCTCAGAGCGGTGTGCTGGCGTACGAGGTCGTTCATGGAGGGCACATCTGGAGCGTACCGGTGGCGTGAACCTGGTGCTTTCCCGGTCCGTGGTGGAGGATGGACCAGGAAAACGTGCGGACGCATGGATGGACAGACAAGATTGGTCTAGTCCACAATGCAGAAGTACCCTGAAATCGAAGACTTCCGCCCTCCCCGCACAGGAGGGTGGACCGAGGGACCGGGCTCTCTGCCCTGACTGCACCGGTGCCTCACCCATGGCCGTGGGACCGCACATCCGACGGCCGTTGCAACTCCGGGCTGCGGTGCCGTACGGGTTGAGGGTCCCGTACCGGCGCCGCGGCCCGCGGGTGTTTCCGGGCCCTTACGGCCCCCGGCCTTCAACCGCGTGGGCACCCCGGCCGACATCGCGGGCCGGGGGCCTAGTGGGTCTCCGTCACCTTGGCCAGGGCCCTCGGGGCGTCGGGGTCCTGACCGCGGGCGATGGTGACCTCGTACGCGAGGAGCTGCAGCGGCAGGATCTCCAGGATCGGCTGGAGCTCCTCCGGCACGCCCCCGACCGGCAGGACGAAGCCGGTGGACGCCGCCTCCACCTGCGGGCCCGGGCCCACCACGAACAGGTCGGCGCCCCGGCCGCGGAGGCGGTCGAGGACCGGCTGGAGCGCGGCGCCGCCGCGGCCCTCGGTGACCACGGCGATGACCGGCGAGACGTTGTCGACCATGGCCAGCGGGCCGTGGAGCAGGTCGGCGCCGGAGTAGGAGAGCGCCGGGATGTAGCTGGTCTCCATCAGCTTCAGGGCGGCCTCCTTCGCCGTGGGGTAGCCGTAGCCCCGGGAGGTGATCACCATCCGTTCGGCGAAGCGGTAGCGCGCGGCGAGGGTGCGGATCTCGTCCTGCCGGGCCAGGATCTGCGCGGCCAGGTCCGGCAGCGGCTTCGCCGCCGCGCCGTCGCCGCCGCGCAGGCCCTCGACGAAGAGGTACAGGGCGAGCAGCGAGGCGGTGTAGGTCTTGGTGGCCGGCAGCGCCTTCTCGGGGCCGGCCAGGATGTCGATGTGGTACTCGGACACCGCGGCGAGCGGTGAGTCCGGGTTGTTGGTCACGGCCAGGGTGATCGCCCCGGCCTCCCGCGCCGCCCGGGTGGAGGCGACCAGGTCCGGTGAGCCGCCGGACTGGCTGACCGTGACCACCAGGACGTCGGCGAGCTGCGGCCGCGCCCCGTACGCCGTGGTCGTCGACATGGACGTGAGCCCGCACGGCAGGCCCAGCTTGATCTCCAGCAGGTACTTGGCGTACAGGGCGGCGTTGTCGGACGTCCCCCGGGCGGTCAGCAGCACGAAGCGCGGCCGGCGCGCCGCGACGGCCTCAGCGACCGCACGGATCGCCGGAGCGCCCTCGTCCAGGATCCGGCGCAGCACCGCGGGCTGTTCCGCCATCTCCCCCGCCATGATCCGGCCCGGCTCGTCAGTCATGAGTCCCAGTCGACCAGGGATCAGGGCGGGTCGCCAGCCGTGGGCACGAGGGGGTCGACTCCTGCTAGATTGGTCCATACAATTGGTCTATACCACTAGTGAGTCCACCCTCTTCCCAGATCGGCAGGCCCCAGCGTGGAAGTTGTCATCGTCCAGGACGCCCAGGCAGGCGGCGAACTCATCGCGGAGGCCATCGCGGACCTCCTGCGCCGCAAGCCCGACGCTCTGCTCGGCGTGGCCACCGGCTCGACGCCGCTGCCCATCTACGACG is a window encoding:
- a CDS encoding SIS domain-containing protein, with product MTDEPGRIMAGEMAEQPAVLRRILDEGAPAIRAVAEAVAARRPRFVLLTARGTSDNAALYAKYLLEIKLGLPCGLTSMSTTTAYGARPQLADVLVVTVSQSGGSPDLVASTRAAREAGAITLAVTNNPDSPLAAVSEYHIDILAGPEKALPATKTYTASLLALYLFVEGLRGGDGAAAKPLPDLAAQILARQDEIRTLAARYRFAERMVITSRGYGYPTAKEAALKLMETSYIPALSYSGADLLHGPLAMVDNVSPVIAVVTEGRGGAALQPVLDRLRGRGADLFVVGPGPQVEAASTGFVLPVGGVPEELQPILEILPLQLLAYEVTIARGQDPDAPRALAKVTETH